A stretch of Cucumis sativus cultivar 9930 chromosome 2, Cucumber_9930_V3, whole genome shotgun sequence DNA encodes these proteins:
- the LOC101202832 gene encoding uncharacterized protein LOC101202832: MHAIKGGWTGRPLALAKNNEAEGRRTRIRRSKEERKAMVEVFIKKYQESNNGSFPSLNLTHKEVGGSFYTVREIVRDIIQENRILGPGNLLLEEHNPDHSLEQNPLHSIAIEPHSPLTLSSNEVHFPVNYNKYISEEPIFVSDEQCTATNIQGSQNESIINGSLVDVSNEDSDEFIQSELLVNGHKEVEEMVEKESGMPKNHVTSLATDVVLVNEHNKVEEVVKEESGMPINYVTPLATDVVVETFPLDSVPWDVNGFDVRSEILISTSASEKQVSQSIELESDVGLFNITTSDCVVEKAEENLTEPLTKTKSDLVDEAQIVEISNGSTVKEGSIHEVGGPELEVCSDTPVSVSFEQGQKSSKMKSPIASENLNKTFSNDFDQASKIEIKNKVDPGQTGGSQKESVPTLNRINLDSWEGMSKNSSKPGNNPLLEIIKSFITAFVKFWSE, encoded by the exons ATGCATGCCATAAAGGGTGGGTGGACGGGGCGTCCTCTCGCCCTAGCCAAGAACAATGAGGCTGAAGGGAGAAGGACTAGAATTCGGCGTTCAAAGGAGGAAAGGAAGGCAATGGTTGaagttttcataaaaaa GTATCAGGAATCAAATAATGGGAGTTTCCCCTCACTCAACCTCACTCACAAGGAAGTTGGGGGATCTTTCTATACGGTGCGAGAGATTGTACGTGATATAATCCAAGAAAATAGAATCCTTGGTCCAGGAAATTTGTTATTAGAAGAGCACAATCCGGATCATTCACTTGAACAGAATCCACTCCACTCAATTGCTATTGAACCTCACTCTCCTTTAACCTTATCGTCTAATGAAGTCCATTTTCCAGTCaactacaacaaatatataagtGAAGAACCAATCTTTGTGTCAGATGAGCAATGCACAGCAACAAATATTCAGGGATCACAGAATGAGTCAATAATTAATGGAAGCCTTGTGGATGTAAGCAACGAGGATTCTGATGAATTTATCCAGTCAGAGTTGCTAGTAAATGGACACAAGGAAGTGGAGGAAATGGTTGAAAAAGAATCAGGAATGCCAAAAAATCACGTAACTTCTTTGGCAACAGATGTTGTGCTAGTAAATGAACACAATAAAGTAGAGGAAGTGGTGAAAGAGGAATCAGGAATGCCAATTAATTATGTAACTCCTTTGGCAACAGATGTTGTGGTAGAGACATTCCCATTGGATTCAGTTCCTTGGGATGTTAATGGTTTTGATGTAAGATCTGAGATATTGATTTCAACTAGTGCCTCAGAGAAGCAAGTTAGTCAATCCATTGAGTTAGAATCAGATGTTGGCTTGTTTAACATTACAACTTCCGACTGTGTAGTTGAGAAAGCAGAGGAAAACCTTACAGAGCCATTAACAAAAACGAAGTCTGATTTGGTGGACGAAGCacaaattgttgaaatttctAATGGGTCTACTGTTAAAGAAGGTAGCATACATGAAGTTGGGGGTCCTGAGTTGGAAGTTTGCAGTGATACTCCAGTATCTGTGAGCTTTGAACAAGGCCAGAAATCTAGTAAAATGAAG TCTCCAATTGCTTCTGAGAATCTCAACAAGACATTCAGCAATGACTTTGATCAGGCCTCAAAAATcgagataaaaaataaagtagatCCTGGACAGACTGGCGGCTCCCAGAAAGAAAGCGTTCCAAcattaaatagaattaatcT TGACTCATGGGAAGGGATGTCCAAAAACTCTTCAAAACCCGGAAACAACCCGCTTTTGGAAATCATCAAGTCATTCATCACTGCCTTCGTGAAGTTTTGGTCCGAGTAA
- the LOC101206603 gene encoding DNA-directed RNA polymerases I, II, and III subunit RPABC5 → MIIPVRCFTCGKVIGNKWDHYLDLLQADYSEGDALDALGLVRYCCRRMLMTHVDLIEKLLNYNTLDKSDTS, encoded by the exons ATGATCATTCCAGTTCGTTGCTTCACTTGCGGAAAG gTGATTGGAAACAAATGGGATCATTACCTTGATCTTCTGCAGGCAGATTATTCAGAAGG TGATGCACTTGATGCTTTGGGTTTGGTTCGCTACTGCTGTAGGCGAATGCTCATGACTCATGTTGACCTTATTGAGAAGCTTCTTAATTACAACA CTCTGGATAAGTCTGATACCAGTTAG
- the LOC101206364 gene encoding uncharacterized protein LOC101206364 isoform X2 translates to MRRSSSSEIDDNASANAVTGTHSIRDRFPFKRNSSHFRLRVKDSLDHAASRSRSHQTRINRKGLLSWIPARGQTLFYFLVVFAVFGFFTGSMLLQSSISLLSSHGSQRERWLMERIKFGSSLKFVPGRISKRLVEGDGLEEVRKKDRVGVRAPRLALILGSMENDPQSLMLITVMKNIQKLGYVFEIFAVERGNKQSMWEQIGQPSILSPGHYGRVDWSIYDGIIADSLETEGAIASLMQEPFCSLPLIWIVREDTLASRLPMYEQRGWKHLISHWKRSFRRANVVVFPDFALPMLYSILDNGNFHVIPGSPADVYAAEDYMNVHSKSQLREKNGFNEDDILVLVVGSLFFPNELSWDYAVAMHSIGPLLSIYARRREVEGSFKFVFLCCNSTDGSHDALKEIASRLGLPDGSITHYGLNGDVNNVLMMADIVLYGSSQEIQSFPPLLIRAMSFGIPIMVPDLPALKNYIVDGVHGVIFPKHNPDALLSSFSQMISDGKLSRFAQSIASSGRLLAKNILASECVTGYAQLLENVLNFPSDVKLPGPVSQLQLGAWEWNLFRKEMVKTIDENADNEERIATISKASVIFALEAQLTNSVNLTILSENENGTLEQDIPTPQDWDILEKIESAEEYETVEMEEFQERMERDLGAWDEIYRNARKSEKLKFESNERDEGELERTGQTVSIYEIYSGAGAWPFMHHGSLYRGLSLSTRALRLKSDDVNAVGRLPLLDDSYYLDALCEIGGMFAIANKIDNIHKRPWIGFQSWQASGRKVSLGKKAENVLEDTIQDNPKGDVIYFWAHLQVNRGTIPPTFWSVCDILNGGLCRTTFRSTFREMFGLSSNMGALPPMPEDGGHWSALHSWVMPTPSFLEFIMFSRMFTHYLDALNRNQSQPNGCLLASSEIEFL, encoded by the exons ATGAGACGAAGTTCATCTTCAGAGATCGACGACAATGCGAGTGCAAATGCCGTTACCGGCACTCACTCCATTCGTGATCGTTTTCCTTTCAAACGTAATTCCAGTCACTTTCGTTTACGAGTCAAGGACTCGTTGGATCATGCAGCTTCTCGTTCCCGATCTCACCAAACCCGGATCAATCGCAAGGGCTTGCTCTCCTGGATTCCGGCTAGAGGCCAAACgcttttttactttcttgtTGTTTTTGCGGTTTTCGGGTTTTTTACCGGCTCTATGTTGTTGCAAAGCTCCATTAGCTTGTTGTCTAGCCACGGAAGTCAAAGGGAGCGGTGGCTTATGGAGCGTATTAAGTTTGGGAGCTCCTTGAAGTTTGTGCCTGGCAGGATTTCTAAGAGGCTGGTGGAAGGTGATGGGCTTGAAGAGGTGCGGAAGAAGGACCGAGTTGGCGTTCGTGCACCGAGGCTTGCTCTT ATCTTGGGAAGCATGGAGAATGATCCACAATCATTAATGTTGATTACTGTGATGAAGAACATACAGAAACTTGGATATGTGTTTGAG ATTTTTGCAGTAGAGAGGGGAAATAAACAGTCAATGTGGGAACAGATAGGCCAGCCTTCAATATTGAGTCCAGGGCATTATGGTCGTGTTGATTGGTCCAT ATATGATGGTATTATTGCTGATTCCTTGGAAACAGAGGGGGCAATTgcaag CCTTATGCAGGAACCTTTTTGTTCTTTACCACTCATATGGATAGTTCGAGAAGATACACTAGCCAGCCGCTTGCCTATGTATGAACAAAGGGGTTGGAAGCATCTTATTTCCCATTGGAAGAGATCTTTTAGAAGGGCTAATGTTGTCGTGTTCCCTGATTTTGCCCTCCCA ATGCTGTATAGTATTTTGGACAATGGAAACTTCCACGTGATTCCTGGATCCCCAGCAGATGTTTATGCTGCAGAGGACTACATGAATGTTCACTCCAAGAGTCaattaagagagaaaaatggattTAATGAAGATGATATACTGGTTCTCGTTGTTGGAAGTTTGTTCTTCCCAAATGAACTGTCGTGGGACTATGCTGTGGCTATGCACAGCATTGGACCTCTCCTTTCAATATATGCGAGGAGGAGAGAAGTAGAaggatcgtttaaatttgttttcttatgttGTAATTCAACTGATGGGTCTCATGATGCTTTAAAG GAAATTGCTTCGCGTCTGGGACTTCCTGATGGATCTATAACGCATTATGGCTTAAATGGAGATGTCAACAATGTACTGATGATGGCTGACATTGTGCTTTATGGATCTTCACAAGAAATTCAGAGTTTTCCTCCCCTACTTATTCGAGCCATGTCTTTTGGAATCCCAATTATGGTGCCTGATTTGCCAGCcttgaaaaattat ATCGTTGATGGTGTCCATGGGGTTATCTTCCCAAAACATAATCCTGATGCTTTATTGAGCTCTTTCTCGCAAATGATATCAGATGGGAAGCTCTCGAGATTTGCACAATCAATAGCCTCCTCTGGAAGATTGCTTGCTAAGAATATACTTGCATCAGAATGTGTTACCGGCTATGCACAGCTCCTGGAGAATGTTTTGAATTTCCCATCTGATGTTAAGCTTCCAGGTCCTGTCTCGCAGCTTCAATTAGGTGCATGGGAATGGAATTTGTTCAGAAAGGAAATGGTGAAGACAATTGACGAAAATGCAGATAATGAAGAAAGAATTGCAACAATAAGTAAAGCTAGTGTTATTTTTGCTCTTGAAGCACAATTAACTAATTCTgttaatttaacaattttgtctGAGAATGAAAATGGGACTCTGGAGCAAGATATTCCAACTCCTCAAGACTGGGATATTTTGGAGAAAATAGAAAGTGCTGAAGAGTATGAAACTGTTGAAATGGAAGAG TTTCAAGAAAGAATGGAAAGAGATCTAGGTGCATGGGATGAAATATATCGAAATGCTAGGAAATCAGAAAAACTCAAGTTTGAATCAAATGAACGGGATGAGGGTGAGCTTGAAAGAACAGGACAGACCGTATCCATATATGAGATATACAGTGGTGCTGGAGCTTGGCCATTCATGCACCATGGTTCTTTGTACCGTGGACTAAGTCTT TCCACGAGAGCACTGAGGTTAAAATCCGATGATGTGAATGCTGTTGGCCGGCTTCCTCTTCTCGATGACTCTTACTATCTGGACGCTCTCTGTGAGATAGGAGGAATGTTTGCTATTGCAAATAAGATTGATAACATTCACAAAAGACCTTGGATTGGGTTCCAGTCATGGCAAGCTTCTGGAAGAAAG GTTTCCTTGGGCAAAAAAGCTGAAAATGTCTTGGAAGACACCATACAGGACAACCCTAAAGGAGATGTTATATACTTCTGGGCACACTTGCAAGTGAATCGTGGAACCATTCCTCCCACTTTCTGGTCGGTGTGTGATATCTTGAACGGTGGTCTCTGCAG AACCACCTTCAGGAGCACCTTTCGCGAGATGTTTGGATTGTCATCAAATATGGGAGCTCTTCCACCTATGCCAGAAGATGGTGGTCACTGGTCTGCCCTCCATAGTTGGGTGATGCCAACCCCTTCCTTCCTGGAGTTCATCATGTTTTCCAG GATGTTCACTCATTACCTTGATGCTCTGAATAGAAATCAAAGTCAGCCAAATGGATGTTTGTTAGCTTCCTCAGAGATTGAG TTTCTATAA
- the LOC101206364 gene encoding uncharacterized protein LOC101206364 isoform X1 yields MRRSSSSEIDDNASANAVTGTHSIRDRFPFKRNSSHFRLRVKDSLDHAASRSRSHQTRINRKGLLSWIPARGQTLFYFLVVFAVFGFFTGSMLLQSSISLLSSHGSQRERWLMERIKFGSSLKFVPGRISKRLVEGDGLEEVRKKDRVGVRAPRLALILGSMENDPQSLMLITVMKNIQKLGYVFEIFAVERGNKQSMWEQIGQPSILSPGHYGRVDWSIYDGIIADSLETEGAIASLMQEPFCSLPLIWIVREDTLASRLPMYEQRGWKHLISHWKRSFRRANVVVFPDFALPMLYSILDNGNFHVIPGSPADVYAAEDYMNVHSKSQLREKNGFNEDDILVLVVGSLFFPNELSWDYAVAMHSIGPLLSIYARRREVEGSFKFVFLCCNSTDGSHDALKEIASRLGLPDGSITHYGLNGDVNNVLMMADIVLYGSSQEIQSFPPLLIRAMSFGIPIMVPDLPALKNYIVDGVHGVIFPKHNPDALLSSFSQMISDGKLSRFAQSIASSGRLLAKNILASECVTGYAQLLENVLNFPSDVKLPGPVSQLQLGAWEWNLFRKEMVKTIDENADNEERIATISKASVIFALEAQLTNSVNLTILSENENGTLEQDIPTPQDWDILEKIESAEEYETVEMEEFQERMERDLGAWDEIYRNARKSEKLKFESNERDEGELERTGQTVSIYEIYSGAGAWPFMHHGSLYRGLSLSTRALRLKSDDVNAVGRLPLLDDSYYLDALCEIGGMFAIANKIDNIHKRPWIGFQSWQASGRKVSLGKKAENVLEDTIQDNPKGDVIYFWAHLQVNRGTIPPTFWSVCDILNGGLCRTTFRSTFREMFGLSSNMGALPPMPEDGGHWSALHSWVMPTPSFLEFIMFSRMFTHYLDALNRNQSQPNGCLLASSEIEKKHCYCRILEMLVNVWAYHSGRRMVYINPHSGFLEEQHPVEQRKEFMWAKYFNFTLLKSMDEDLAEAADDEGGSGKIGLWPLTGEVHWQGIYEREREERYRVKMDKKRTTKVKLMERMKFGYKQKSLGG; encoded by the exons ATGAGACGAAGTTCATCTTCAGAGATCGACGACAATGCGAGTGCAAATGCCGTTACCGGCACTCACTCCATTCGTGATCGTTTTCCTTTCAAACGTAATTCCAGTCACTTTCGTTTACGAGTCAAGGACTCGTTGGATCATGCAGCTTCTCGTTCCCGATCTCACCAAACCCGGATCAATCGCAAGGGCTTGCTCTCCTGGATTCCGGCTAGAGGCCAAACgcttttttactttcttgtTGTTTTTGCGGTTTTCGGGTTTTTTACCGGCTCTATGTTGTTGCAAAGCTCCATTAGCTTGTTGTCTAGCCACGGAAGTCAAAGGGAGCGGTGGCTTATGGAGCGTATTAAGTTTGGGAGCTCCTTGAAGTTTGTGCCTGGCAGGATTTCTAAGAGGCTGGTGGAAGGTGATGGGCTTGAAGAGGTGCGGAAGAAGGACCGAGTTGGCGTTCGTGCACCGAGGCTTGCTCTT ATCTTGGGAAGCATGGAGAATGATCCACAATCATTAATGTTGATTACTGTGATGAAGAACATACAGAAACTTGGATATGTGTTTGAG ATTTTTGCAGTAGAGAGGGGAAATAAACAGTCAATGTGGGAACAGATAGGCCAGCCTTCAATATTGAGTCCAGGGCATTATGGTCGTGTTGATTGGTCCAT ATATGATGGTATTATTGCTGATTCCTTGGAAACAGAGGGGGCAATTgcaag CCTTATGCAGGAACCTTTTTGTTCTTTACCACTCATATGGATAGTTCGAGAAGATACACTAGCCAGCCGCTTGCCTATGTATGAACAAAGGGGTTGGAAGCATCTTATTTCCCATTGGAAGAGATCTTTTAGAAGGGCTAATGTTGTCGTGTTCCCTGATTTTGCCCTCCCA ATGCTGTATAGTATTTTGGACAATGGAAACTTCCACGTGATTCCTGGATCCCCAGCAGATGTTTATGCTGCAGAGGACTACATGAATGTTCACTCCAAGAGTCaattaagagagaaaaatggattTAATGAAGATGATATACTGGTTCTCGTTGTTGGAAGTTTGTTCTTCCCAAATGAACTGTCGTGGGACTATGCTGTGGCTATGCACAGCATTGGACCTCTCCTTTCAATATATGCGAGGAGGAGAGAAGTAGAaggatcgtttaaatttgttttcttatgttGTAATTCAACTGATGGGTCTCATGATGCTTTAAAG GAAATTGCTTCGCGTCTGGGACTTCCTGATGGATCTATAACGCATTATGGCTTAAATGGAGATGTCAACAATGTACTGATGATGGCTGACATTGTGCTTTATGGATCTTCACAAGAAATTCAGAGTTTTCCTCCCCTACTTATTCGAGCCATGTCTTTTGGAATCCCAATTATGGTGCCTGATTTGCCAGCcttgaaaaattat ATCGTTGATGGTGTCCATGGGGTTATCTTCCCAAAACATAATCCTGATGCTTTATTGAGCTCTTTCTCGCAAATGATATCAGATGGGAAGCTCTCGAGATTTGCACAATCAATAGCCTCCTCTGGAAGATTGCTTGCTAAGAATATACTTGCATCAGAATGTGTTACCGGCTATGCACAGCTCCTGGAGAATGTTTTGAATTTCCCATCTGATGTTAAGCTTCCAGGTCCTGTCTCGCAGCTTCAATTAGGTGCATGGGAATGGAATTTGTTCAGAAAGGAAATGGTGAAGACAATTGACGAAAATGCAGATAATGAAGAAAGAATTGCAACAATAAGTAAAGCTAGTGTTATTTTTGCTCTTGAAGCACAATTAACTAATTCTgttaatttaacaattttgtctGAGAATGAAAATGGGACTCTGGAGCAAGATATTCCAACTCCTCAAGACTGGGATATTTTGGAGAAAATAGAAAGTGCTGAAGAGTATGAAACTGTTGAAATGGAAGAG TTTCAAGAAAGAATGGAAAGAGATCTAGGTGCATGGGATGAAATATATCGAAATGCTAGGAAATCAGAAAAACTCAAGTTTGAATCAAATGAACGGGATGAGGGTGAGCTTGAAAGAACAGGACAGACCGTATCCATATATGAGATATACAGTGGTGCTGGAGCTTGGCCATTCATGCACCATGGTTCTTTGTACCGTGGACTAAGTCTT TCCACGAGAGCACTGAGGTTAAAATCCGATGATGTGAATGCTGTTGGCCGGCTTCCTCTTCTCGATGACTCTTACTATCTGGACGCTCTCTGTGAGATAGGAGGAATGTTTGCTATTGCAAATAAGATTGATAACATTCACAAAAGACCTTGGATTGGGTTCCAGTCATGGCAAGCTTCTGGAAGAAAG GTTTCCTTGGGCAAAAAAGCTGAAAATGTCTTGGAAGACACCATACAGGACAACCCTAAAGGAGATGTTATATACTTCTGGGCACACTTGCAAGTGAATCGTGGAACCATTCCTCCCACTTTCTGGTCGGTGTGTGATATCTTGAACGGTGGTCTCTGCAG AACCACCTTCAGGAGCACCTTTCGCGAGATGTTTGGATTGTCATCAAATATGGGAGCTCTTCCACCTATGCCAGAAGATGGTGGTCACTGGTCTGCCCTCCATAGTTGGGTGATGCCAACCCCTTCCTTCCTGGAGTTCATCATGTTTTCCAG GATGTTCACTCATTACCTTGATGCTCTGAATAGAAATCAAAGTCAGCCAAATGGATGTTTGTTAGCTTCCTCAGAGATTGAG AAAAAACACTGTTACTGTCGGATATTGGAAATGCTGGTCAATGTCTGGGCTTACCACAGCGGTCGGAGAATGGTTTACATCAATCCTCATTCCGGTTTCCTCGAAGAGCAGCATCCAGTTGAACAACGCAAGGAATTTATGTGGGCAAAATATTTCAACTTCACCTTATTGAAGAGTATGGATGAAGATTTAGCAGAAGCCGCTGACGACGAAGGTGGATCAGGTAAAATCGGGTTATGGCCATTAACAGGAGAAGTGCATTGGCAAGGAATTTAtgaaagggagagagaagaaaggtACAGAGTGAAGATGGACAAGAAGAGAACTACAAAGGTAAAACTAATGGAGAGGATGAAATTCGGATACAAGCAAAAATCACTTGGAGGATGA